A single genomic interval of Helianthus annuus cultivar XRQ/B chromosome 13, HanXRQr2.0-SUNRISE, whole genome shotgun sequence harbors:
- the LOC110900299 gene encoding putative disease resistance RPP13-like protein 1 gives MAETVAIELVKVVFQKLTDEAMKRIARSQGIHNELKELRSTLSHIQDLLNDASEKEVTDKSVKRWLNGLQHLAYDIDDVLDDLATEAMHRELTLESGAVICSKVRKLIPTCCTKFSLSHRLSAKLDSITTELQLLEKQKNDLGLIKKDEKPKNTSRRNETSLPEPDVIGREVEKKKFMKMLLEDDGSSKENFSILPIVGMGGVGKTTLARLLYNDTKVQAHFELKVWVYVSREFDIFKISDTILQYVTRENNDEQKDENKDKNKESKDLNQVQLALLEKFKEKRFLVVVDDVWNENYDDWEHLVRPFRAGAHGSKIIMTTRNDLLLKKLGFHHLDRLELLSQEDAFSLFALHVGVDSFDLHPTLKAYGEGIVNKCGHLPLAIKAIGRLLRRKTNVEDWEDVLNSEIWDTEHGKDIYPALRLSYHDLSADLKQLFAYCSLFPKGYLFNKEELVLLWMAEGFLNPSNATKSPERSGHEYFEILLSRSFFQYAPNEEFLFIMHDLMVDLATFVAGECFLRFDNHTKTKPDNLEKYRHMSFIRENYVGYHKFEAFTGAKCLRTLLAVSIDVDQGFYLSNKVLIDLLPRLSLLRVLSLSHFAISEVPNSIGGLKHLRYLNLSETRIKELPENVGNLYNLQTLIVSGCGWLTKLPTSFLKLKRLRHFDIRDTPSLQKLPLGIGELESLQTLTKIIIGRDDGIEIKELKGLRNLHGEVSIKGLHKVQSARHAREANLSLKKITRLELQWVDVFGCSQIGTLEKRVLNELKPNSDSLEELSIMSYRGTLFPNWIGDPSFHELVDVSIRGCRKCTSLPPLGLLPSLKRLYIEGMDEVKIIGLELTGSDVNAFPSLEVLTFADMSGWEGWSTINEGFVAVFRSLKEIHIRRCPKLINVSFQALPSLKVLEIDRCGDGVLRSLVQVASSITKLTISSIQGLTYKVWRGVIGHLREVEELSIDRCNEIKYLWESEAKASKLLVNLKKLRLVNCSGLVSLGEKEDSFGSNALLSLRLLDVSYCGSIKHLCCLNNLVSLKISLSRCDKLQVGRINNTSMPRLETLNINKWENLRSISELSNSTHLTSLSIDSCPHIVSLDDLQLSNLTSLSITKCKSLVSLSELSNLTSLSIVDCESLVSLPELSNLTLLKDLEISRCPGIDVSVHGGLWPPKLCSLEIGGLKKPISEWGDLNFPPSLVHLELSSEPQVSDFSQLSHLLPSSLTTFVINWFHDLESLSTGLQHLTSLQHLSIWNCPKANDLPETLLPSLLSLRIYGDCPKLEERCKGRGSHYWPLISHIPCIQITDFRYIFSNTL, from the coding sequence ATGGCTGAAACTGTTGCTATTGAACTCGTCAAAGTCGTTTTTCAGAAGCTGACTGATGAAGCCATGAAGCGAATTGCTCGCTCTCAGGGAATTCACAACGAGCTGAAGGAATTGAGGAGTACATTGTCGCATATACAAGATTTGCTTAATGATGCCTCTGAGAAGGAAGTGACAGATAAATCTGTCAAAAGATGGCTGAATGGTCTCCAACATTTGGCTTATGACATCGATGATGTACTTGACGATTTGGCTACCGAAGCTATGCACCGTGAGCTGACCCTGGAATCAGGAGCAGTTATCTGCAGCAAGGTAAGAAAGCTCATCCCCACATGCTGCACAAAGTTCTCACTAAGTCATAGGTTGTCTGCTAAGTTAGATAGTATTACCACCGAATTACAACtcttagaaaaacaaaaaaatgatCTAGGTTTGATTAAGAAAGATGAAAAGCCAAAAAATACTAGTAGAAGAAATGAAACCTCTTTGCCAGAGCCTGATGTTATTGGAAGAGAAGTTGAGAAAAAGAAATTTATGAAGATGTTGTTAGAAGATGATGGGTCATCTAAGGAAAACTTTAGTATCTTACCCATAGTTGGTATGGGTGGGGTTGGTAAGACCACTCTAGCTAGACTTTTGTATAACGATACAAAGGTGCAGGCTCACTTTGAGCTCAAGGTATGGGTTTATGTTTCTAGAGAGTTTGATATTTTTAAGATAAGCGATACCATCCTTCAATATGTGACTAGGGAAAACAATGATGAACAAAAGGATGAAAACAAGGATAAAAATAAGGAATCTAAAGACTTAAATCAGGTTCAGTTGGCTCTTCTAGAGAAATTTAAGGAAAAACGATTCCTAGTAGTAGTTGATGATGTGTGGAATGAAAACTATGACGATTGGGAACATCTAGTGCGCCCATTTCGTGCAGGTGCTCATGGAAGTAAGATAATCATGACAACTAGAAACGATCTATTGCTCAAAAAACTAGGTTTTCATCATCTAGATCGTCTCGAGCTTTTGTCGCAAGAAGATGCTTTTTCGTTGTTTGCTCTACATGTAGGTGTAGATAGCTTTGACTTACACCCAACACTAAAAGCATATGGGGAAGGTATTGTAAACAAGTGTGGTCATTTGCCTTTGGCTATAAAGGCAATTGGAAGGTTATTAAGGAGAAAGACAAATGTAGAAGACTGGGAGGATGTGTTGAATAGTGAGATATGGGATACAGAACATGGTAAAGACATCTATCCAGCTCTTAGGCTAAGCTACCATGACCTTTCTGCAGATTTGAAGCAGTTGTTTGCATACTGCTCCTTGTTCCCTAAAGGCTATTTGTTTAACAAGGAGGAGTTGGTCTTATTGTGGATGGCCGAAGGGTTTTTGAACCCATCAAATGCAACCAAGTCACCAGAACGATCTGGCCATGAATATTTTGAAATTCTGTTATCTAGGTCATTTTTTCAATATGCACCTAATGAGGAATTCTTGTTTATAATGCATGATTTGATGGTTGACTTGGCCACCTTTGTTGCCGGAGAATGTTTTCTAAGGTTTGACAATCATACGAAGACAAAGCCAGATAATTTGGAAAAGTATCGCCATATGTCATTTATTCGTGAAAACTATGTAGGTTATCATAAGTTTGAGGCATTCACAGGAGCCAAATGCTTGAGAACACTTTTAGCAGTATCTATTGATGTGGATCAGGGCTTTTATTTATCTAATAAAGTTTTGATTGACTTATTGCCTAGGTTATCATTGTTAAGGGTTCTTTCTTTGAGTCATTTTGCAATAAGTGAGGTACCAAATTCCATAGGTGGTTTGAAGCACTTGCGGTATCTTAATTTATCTGAAACTAGGATAAAAGAGTTACCGGAGAATGTTGGCAACCTTTATAACCTACAGACATTAATTGTTTCTGGGTGTGGGTGGTTAACTAAGCTGCCTACAAGCTTCTTAAAGCTTAAAAGGTTACGACATTTTGACATAAGGGATACTCCGTCTTTGCAGAAGCTGCCGTTGGGGATTGGTGAGTTGGAAAGCCTACAGACTCTCACCAAGATTATCATCGGACGAGATGATGGCATAGAAATAAAGGAGCTCAAGGGATTAAGGAATCTACATGGTGAAGTTTCCATTAAGGGGTTGCACAAAGTGCAAAGCGCAAGACACGCACGAGAGGCAAACTTATCTCTAAAAAAGATCACTCGATTAGAGCTGCAATGGGTTGATGTGTTTGGTTGTTCTCAAATAGGTACACTTGAAAAGCGGGTTCTCAATGAGCTGAAGCCTAATAGTGATTCTTTGGAAGAGCTTTCAATCATGTCATACAGGGGAACACTGTTTCCAAATTGGATTGGTGATCCCTCTTTTCATGAATTGGTTGATGTATCTATACGTGGTTGCAGAAAATGCACATCTCTACCCCCATTAGGGCTACTGCCTTCTCTTAAGAGGTTGTATATTGAAGGCATGGATGAGGTTAAAATCATAGGTCTAGAGTTAACTGGGAGTGATGTTAATGCCTTTCCTTCACTTGAAGTTCTAACATTCGCAGACATGTCTGGTTGGGAGGGGTGGTCAACTATAAATGAGGGTTTTGTTGCAGTGTTTCGGAGCCTTAAAGAGATACATATAAGAAGATGTCCGAAATTAATTAACGTCTCATTTCAAGCACTGCCTTCACTCAAGGTTCTTGAAATAGATAGATGTGGTGATGGTGTCTTGAGAAGTCTGGTTCAGGTAGCTTCATCAATCACTAAGTTGACAATAAGTTCTATCCAAGGGCTTACATATAAGGTGTGGAGAGGTGTTATAGGACATCTTAGGGAAGTTGAAGAACTAAGTATTGATAGATGTAATGAAATAAAATACTTATGGGAATCAGAAGCAAAGGCAAGTAAGCTTCTTgtgaatttaaagaaattgaGATTAGTGAATTGTTCAGGTTTGGTAAGTTTAGGAGAGAAAGAGGACAGTTTTGGGAGCAACGCCCTATTATCTCTTAGATTGTTGGATGTAAGTTATTGTGGTAGCATAAAACATTTATGTTGTCTAAATAACCTTGTGAGTTTGAAAATTAGCTTAAGCAGATGTGATAAACTTCAGGTGGGAAGGATCAACAACACAAGCATGCCAAGGCTTGAAACCCTAAATATTAATAAATGGGAAAATCTAAGATCAATCAGTGAATTGAGTAACTCCACTCACCTCACCAGCCTGAGTATAGATTCTTGTCCACATATCGTGTCACTTGATGACCTTCAGCTATCAAACCTCACCAGTTTGTCAATTACTAAATGTAAAAGTCTGGTGTCATTATCTGAGCTATCAAACCTCACAAGTTTGTCAATTGTTGATTGTGAAAGTCTGGTGTCGTTACCTGAGCTATCGAATCTCACCTTGTTAAAAGATCTGGAAATCAGCAGGTGTCCGGGAATTGATGTTTCGGTTCATGGTGGGCTTTGGCCTCCCAAATTGTGTTCCCTTGAAATAGGGGGGTTGAAGAAGCCCATATCAGAGTGGGGGGATCTGAATTTTCCTCCTTCCCTTGTTCACCTAGAGTTATCTTCTGAACCCCAAGTGAGTGATTTTAGTCAATTGTCCCATCTTCTTCCTTCGTCACTCACTACATTTGTGATAAACTGGTTTCATGATTTGGAATCACTTTCAACGGGGCTCCAACACCTCACATCTCTTCAACATCTCAGTATTTGGAATTGCCCAAAGGCGAATGATCTACCAGAAACGTTGTTACCTTCACTTTTGAGTTTGAGAATATATGGTGATTGCCCAAAATTGGAAGAAAGGTGTAAAGGAAGAGGCTCCCACTACTGGCCCCTCATCTCTCATATCCCCTGCATCCAAATAACAGATTTCAGGTACATTTTTTCTAATACCCTCTAA